In Melanotaenia boesemani isolate fMelBoe1 chromosome 7, fMelBoe1.pri, whole genome shotgun sequence, a single window of DNA contains:
- the LOC121643464 gene encoding protocadherin gamma-A2-like — protein MTRQVTLFISLLLLDSVIGQVSYTIPEEMVKGSLVGNIAHDLGLETKRFISGKARIYTRSSGEYIELNRERGVLLVKERIDREALCKQTSPCALHFQIILENPMEFYTVTVQITDINDNAPTFKKREIAFKISESAVSGAKFVLEKAVDLDVGINSVHGYELKPTDNFALKLFNNADGNKNVEMVLQKPLDREKQEQISLVLTAVDGGEPQMTGTMLVVITVLDANDNAPVFTQQTYKANVAENSPKGTVVATVTASDADQGSYGKITYSITNAVDEDKNLFEINNENGEITLIGIIDFEESQKYQINLLASDEGGLTDSSKLIVDVQDVNDNRPEINIMSKSNVISENAQLNTVVTMINIEDKDSGENGKVHCYVSENIPFILKFSTNNFFSLITDRELDREKISEYNITVSCSDEGVPSLSSSVTLTLQISDVNDNAPVFERSSYEAYIVENNTPGLSIFTVKATDADWNQNARVSYILEDSSVNGVPVSSYVSVGADSGVIHAVRSFDYEQIKDFQFRVKAQDGGSPPLSSNVTVKILIQDQNDNPPQVLYPVQTGGSVVAEMVPRSADVGYLVTKVVAVDVDSGQNAWLSYKLQKSTDRALFEVGLQNGEIRTIRQVTDKDAVKQRLTVIVEDNGQPSRSATVIVNVAVADSFPEVLSEFTDFTHDKEYNDNLTFYLVLALAVVSFLFITCLVVIISVKIYRWRQSRILYHSNLPVIPYYPPRYSDTMGTGTLPHVYNYDVCRTTDSRKSDCKFGRAGSQNVLIMDPSSTGTMQRIQNEKSILDDSPLEVSPYFLIN, from the coding sequence ATGACAAGGCAAGTGACGCTGTTTATCTCTCTGCTCCTGCTCGACTCGGTGATCGGGCAGGTCAGCTACACTATTCCCGAGGAAATGGTCAAAGGATCTTTAGTAGGTAACATAGCTCATGATTTAGGATTAGAAACTAAACGTTTTATCTCTGGTAAAGCTCGAATTTACACTCGGAGCAGCGGAGAGTACATCGAGCTGAACAGAGAAAGAGGAGTCCTCCTTGTTAAAGAGAGAATAGACAGAGAGGCGCTCTGCAAGCAGACGTCGCCGTGTGCTTTGCATTTTCAGATCATTTTAGAAAATCCTATGGAATTTTACACTGTTACAGTTCAGATCACAGATATCAACGATAATgcaccaacatttaaaaaacgtGAAATAGCTTTTAAAATCAGCGAGTCAGCAGTGAGTGGGGCGAAATTTGTACTTGAAAAGGCTGTTGATCTTGATGTTGGAATTAATAGTGTACATGGATACGAATTAAAACCAACAGACAATTTTGCTCTAAAGCTTTTCAATAACGCTGACGgtaataaaaatgttgaaatggtGTTACAGAAGCCCCTAGACAGAGAGAAACAAGAGCAAATATCTCTCGTGTTAACCGCTGTAGATGGTGGAGAGCCGCAGATGACAGGAACAATGCTGGTTGTCATCACAGTTTTAGATGCTAATGATAATGCTCCAGTTTTTACACAGCAAACATACAAAGCTAATGTTGCAGAAAATTCACCAAAAGGAACAGTTGTTGCCACTGTTACAGCCTCAGATGCTGATCAAGGCTCTTATGGTAAAATTACATACTCGATTACAAATGCAGTAGATGAAGACAAAAACCTATTTGAGATCAATAATGAGAATGGTGAAATTACTTTAATTGGAATTATTGATTTTGAGGAGtcacaaaaatatcaaataaatttacttGCTAGTGACGAGGGGGGTCTTACTGATTCATCCAAATTAATTGTTGATGTTCAAGATGTTAATGATAACAGGCCTGAGATTAACATAATGTCAAAGTCTAATGTGATATCAGAAAATGCTCAACTCAATACAGTTGTTACTATGATTAATATCGAAGACAAGGACTCGGGAGAAAATGGGAAAGTGCATTGTTATGTGAGTGAAAATATTCCATTTATCTTAAAGTTCTCaacaaataatttctttagCCTTATTACAGACCGTGAACTAGACAGAGAGAAAATTTCTGAATATAATATCACAGTGAGCTGTTCTGATGAGGGAGTACCCTCCCTCTCCAGCAGCGTCACTCTCACATTACAGATCTCTGATGTGAACGACAACGCACCTGTCTTTGAGAGGAGCTCATATGAGGCCTACATTGTAGAAAACAACACTCCAGGTCTCTCTATATTTACAGTGAAAGCTACAGACGCTGACTGGAACCAGAATGCCCGTGTTTCTTACATACTGGAGGACTCCTCTGTTAACGGAGTGCCAGTCTCCTCATATGTGTCCGTTGGTGCTGATAGTGGAGTTATCCATGCAGTGCGCTCTTTTGACTACGAGCAGATCAAAGATTTCCAGTTCCGCGTCAAAGCGCAGGATGGAGGATCTCCTCCACTCAGCAGCAACGTGACTGTGAAAATACTGATCCAGGACCAGAACGATAACCCTCCTCAGGTTCTGTACCCCGTCCAGACTGGTGGCTCTGTGGTAGCTGAAATGGTTCCTCGTTCAGCAGATGTGGGTTATCTGGTCACTAAAGTGGTGGCTGttgatgtggactctggacAGAATGCCTGGCTCTCCTATAAACTACAGAAATCCACAGACAGGGCGCTGTTTGAAGTGGGCTTACAGAATGGAGAAATAAGAACTATCCGCCAAGTGACTGATAAAGATGCTGTCAAACAAAGACTGACTGTTATCGTGGAGGACAACGGACAGCCCTCTCGTTCAGCTACAGTCATTGTTAACGTGGCGGTGGCGGACAGCTTCCCTGAAGTGTTGTCGGAGTTCACCGACTTCACACACGACAAGGAATACAATGACAACCTGACTTTTTACTTGGTGTTGGCTCTGGCTGTAgtttccttcctcttcatcacatgTTTAGTTGTTATTATATCAGTGAAAATCTACAGATGGAGACAGTCTCGCATCCTGTACCACTCCAACCTCCCTGTGATTCCATATTATCCTCCACGTTACTCAGACACTATGGGAACAGGAACTCTTCCACACGTGTATAATTACGACGTGTGCAGGACTACTGACTCCAGAAAGAGCGACTGTAAGTTTGGCAGAGCTGGTAGTCAGAACGTGCTGATAATGGATCCCAGTTCTACAGGAACGATGCAGCGGATACAGAATGAGAAGAGCATCCTGGATGACTCTCCTTTAGAGGTGAGCCCATATTTTCTGATAAACTAA
- the LOC121643466 gene encoding protocadherin beta-16-like produces the protein MKEQALLWFAFALVGSVTGQISYTIAEEMQRGSLVGKIAQDLGLETKRFISGKARIYTRDSGEFIELNRERGVLLVRERIDREALCKQTMPCALHFQIILENPMEFYTVTVQITDINDNAPTFERERIEFKISESAVIGAKFVLERAVDLDVGTNDLQRYELKPTDNFALKVHSNTGGNKNVEMVLQKPLDREKQDQISLVLTAVDGGEPQMTGTMLIAITVLDANDNAPVFTQQTYKATVIENSSKGTVVATVTASDADQGSYGKITYSITNTLDDVRKVFEINKETGEVTLIGNVDFEESRDFQINLRAIDDGGLTDSCKLVVDVQDVNDNMPEINIMSKSNIISEDANLNTVVTMINVEDKDTGSNGKLQCFLDETIPFTLKPSTSSFYSLVTDSYLDREKSFEYNITVTCADEGVPSLSSSVTLTLQISDVNDNAPVFERSSYEAYIVENNTPGLSIFTVKATDADWNQNSRVSYILEDSSVNGVPVSSYVSVSVDSGVIHAVRSFDYEQIKDFQFRVKAQDGGSPPLSSNVTVKILIQDQNDNPPQVLYPVQTGGSVVAEMVPRSADVGYLVTKVVAVDVDSGQNAWLSYKLQKSTDRALFEVGLQNGEIRTIRQVTDKDAVKQRLTVIVEDNGQPSRSATVIVNVAVADSFPEVLSEFTDFTHDKEYNDNLTFYLVLALAVVSFLFITCLVVIISVKIYRWRQSRILYHSNLPVIPYYPPRYSDTMGTGTLPHVYNYEVCRTTDSRKSDCKFGRAGSQNVLIMDHSSTGTMQRIQSEKSILDEPDSPLEVSITFLSLFWSISKNVILTCSDFSD, from the coding sequence ATGAAGGAACAAGCGCTGTTGTGGTTTGCCTTCGCTCTTGTCGGCTCAGTAACCGGACAAATCAGCTACACGATTGCGGAGGAAATGCAGAGAGGTTCTTTGGTCGGTAAGATCGCTCAGGATTTAGGTTTAGAAACGAAACGTTTCATCTCTGGTAAAGCTCGAATTTATACCCGAGACAGCGGAGAGTTCATCGAGCTGAACAGAGAAAGAGGAGTCCTCCTTGTTAGAGAGAGAATAGATAGAGAGGCGCTCTGCAAACAGACGATGCCCTGCGCCTTACATTTTCAGATTATACTGGAGAATCCGATGGAATTTTACACGGTTACTGTCCAGATCACAGACATCAACGATAATGCACCAACCTTCGAGAGAGAAAGAATTGAATTCAAAATTAGCGAATCTGCTGTGATTGGAGCAAAATTTGTGCTGGAAAGGGCTGTGGATTTGGATGTTGGAACAAATGATCTTCAAAGGTACGAATTAAAACCTACAGATAATTTTGCTCTGAAGGTACACAGTAACACgggtggaaataaaaatgttgaaatggtGTTACAGAAGCCTTTAGACAGAGAGAAACAAGACCAGATATCTCTCGTGTTAACAGCTGTAGATGGAGGAGAGCCGCAGATGACAGGAACAATGCTGATTGCCATCACAGTTTTAGATGCTAATGATAATGCTCCAGTTTTTACACAGCAAACATACAAAGCTACAGTTATAGAAAATTCATCTAAAGGGACAGTTGTTGCCACTGTTACAGCGTCAGATGCTGATCAAGGCTCTTATGGTAAAATTACATATTCGATCACAAACACGTTGGACGATGTCAGGAAAGTATTTGAGATTAATAAAGAAACGGGTGAGGTTACTTTGATAGGAaacgttgattttgaggaatcgcgtgattttcaaataaatttgcGTGCCATTGACGATGGAGGACTCACAGACTCATGTAAGTTAGTTGTTGATGTTCAAGATGTAAATGATAACATGCCTGAAATTAATATAATGTCAAAGTCAAACATTATATCAGAGGATGCCAATCTAAATACAGTCGTGACAATGATAAACGTTGAGGACAAGGACACGGGAAGTAACGGTAAATTGCAATGTTTTTTGGATGAAACTATACCATTTACATTGAAACCATCCACAAGCAGTTTTTATAGCCTGGTGACAGACAGTTATTTAGACAGGGAGAAATCATTTGAATATAATATCACAGTGACTTGTGCCGATGAGGGAGTACCCTCCCTCTCCAGCAGCGTCACTCTCACCTTACAGATCTCTGATGTGAATGACAACGCACCTGTCTTTGAGAGGAGCTCATATGAGGCCTACATTGTAGAAAACAACACACCTGGTCTCTCTATATTCACAGTGAAAGCTACAGACGCTGACTGGAATCAGAATTCCCGTGTTTCTTACATACTGGAGGACTCCTCTGTTAACGGAGTGCCAGTCTCCTCATATGTGTCCGTTAGTGTTGATAGTGGAGTCATCCATGCAGTGCGCTCTTTTGACTACGAGCAGATCAAAGATTTCCAGTTCCGCGTCAAAGCGCAGGATGGAGGATCTCCTCCACTCAGCAGCAATGTGACTGTGAAAATACTGATCCAGGACCAGAACGATAACCCTCCTCAGGTTCTGTATCCAGTCCAGACTGgtggctctgtggtggctgaaaTGGTTCCTCGTTCAGCAGATGTGGGTTATCTGGTCACTAAAGTGGTGGCTGttgatgtggactctggacAGAATGCCTGGCTCTCCTATAAACTACAGAAATCCACAGACAGGGCGCTGTTTGAAGTGGGATTACAGAATGGAGAAATAAGAACTATCCGCCAAGTGACTGATAAAGATGCTGTCAAACAAAGACTGACTGTTATCGTGGAGGACAACGGACAGCCCTCTCGTTCAGCTACAGTCATTGTTAACGTGGCGGTGGCGGACAGCTTTCCTGAAGTGCTGTCGGAGTTCACCGACTTCACACACGACAAGGAGTACAATGATAACCTGACTTTTTACTTAGTGTTGGCTCTGGCTGTAgtttccttcctcttcatcacgtgTTTAGTTGTTATTATATCAGTGAAAATCTACAGATGGAGACAGTCTCGCATCCTGTACCACTCCAACCTCCCTGTGATTCCATATTATCCTCCACGTTACTCAGACACTATGGGAACAGGAACTCTTCCACACGTTTACAATTACGAGGTGTGCAGGACTACTGACTCCAGAAAGAGTGACTGTAAGTTCGGCAGAGCTGGTAGTCAGAACGTGCTGATAATGGACCACAGTTCTACAGGAACGATGCAGAGGATACAGAGTGAAAAGAGCATCCTGGACGAACCAGATTCTCCTCTAGAGGTCAGCATCAcgtttttatctttattctgGTCAATCAGCAAGAATGTTATTTTAACGTGCTCCGATTTTTCTGATTAA